The following are from one region of the Phycisphaeraceae bacterium genome:
- a CDS encoding phosphoribosylanthranilate isomerase: MNRIRVKVCGLTTPEAVDAAVRAGADAIGVVLAESPRRVTLDRAAELLSRVPAFVARVGVLRHPSEDEVIDALEALPLDLVQTDAEDFGEGAECVPVAMRLPVVREGEAFEKRLRATLDECRTALVEGARSGVGERIALDAIESLPEQSRSRIVLAGGLSPTNVGEVIRRVKPFGVDVSSGVERSPGQKDTRLIHDFLLAVRETERALP; the protein is encoded by the coding sequence ATGAACCGGATCCGAGTGAAAGTCTGCGGCCTCACCACGCCCGAAGCGGTGGACGCCGCGGTTCGCGCCGGGGCCGACGCGATTGGCGTCGTGCTTGCGGAGTCGCCCCGTCGAGTGACGCTCGATCGGGCCGCGGAACTGCTGTCGCGCGTGCCGGCGTTCGTCGCTCGCGTAGGTGTGCTGCGGCATCCGAGCGAGGACGAGGTGATCGACGCGCTGGAAGCGCTGCCGCTGGATCTGGTGCAGACGGACGCCGAGGACTTCGGCGAGGGGGCCGAGTGCGTGCCGGTCGCGATGCGCCTGCCGGTGGTGCGCGAGGGGGAGGCGTTCGAGAAGCGTCTGCGGGCGACGCTGGACGAGTGCCGCACGGCATTGGTCGAAGGCGCACGCTCGGGGGTGGGCGAGCGCATCGCGCTCGACGCGATCGAATCGCTGCCGGAGCAGTCGCGATCCCGGATCGTGCTCGCGGGGGGGCTGTCGCCGACGAATGTGGGCGAGGTCATCCGTCGCGTGAAACCGTTCGGCGTCGATGTCTCCAGCGGCGTCGAGCGTTCTCCCGGCCAGAAAGACACACGACTCATCCACGACTTCCTCCTCGCGGTGCGCGAGACGGAGCGAGCCCTGCCATGA
- a CDS encoding calcium/sodium antiporter, which translates to MLLDLLLLVVSLVLLTLGAEALVRGAVVLALRMGVSSFFVGLTIVGFGTSAPELAAGIGAALKNKPDINIGNVVGSNILNIALILGVASLIRPTPVQTKLVKAEAWVVIGLSLLAWVFAYTGSIVSRWEGVVFLSLLAIHLVRGYIYGRRDPNTFEEVASSLPDAHVADRPAPDAPPAKRLRQSTLFNIGLVVVGLLILTGSSKLLIDSASSIARSLGVSELAIALTIIAGGTSMPELATSVVAAIRKQSDIAIGNILGSNIFNIACILGVTSLIRPPAVNEQVLWLDAPLMILLAIALLPIMLTGARISRAEGAALLVVLVGYIVVLFTLAPKWFGEPAPDPTPAMSPVAFVTHEPETVAGALERAGFGAVRELAPGVLVARSPYDAHSLDLLEEAGVRSVLSVEAWAPDEGEAERRAILVAHVPLRYSGVDEPTRLRVARAVRDLPRPLLVTCETGRDRAAAAVALAFITLGERSTNDAVTMMLQARAAPSNRALFASVRDARPATAADLTNPAMLLADASPNDTANAMSRIDRAWRSLVPARGRDWERADHDDPRDAADRIASELGALAAATKPDIDDEAYRHELRDAALFASLLRDALDANNAPAASAQYGRLAAACTRCHGVYRDVLPVR; encoded by the coding sequence TTGCTCCTCGACCTGCTCCTGCTCGTCGTCTCGCTGGTGCTCCTCACGCTGGGGGCCGAAGCGCTCGTCCGCGGCGCCGTCGTCCTCGCCCTGCGCATGGGCGTGTCCTCGTTCTTCGTCGGGCTCACGATCGTCGGGTTCGGGACCTCCGCCCCCGAGCTGGCCGCCGGCATCGGCGCCGCCCTCAAGAACAAACCCGATATCAACATCGGCAACGTGGTCGGCTCCAACATCCTCAACATCGCCCTCATCCTCGGCGTGGCCTCGCTGATCCGCCCCACGCCGGTGCAGACCAAACTCGTCAAGGCCGAGGCCTGGGTCGTCATCGGGCTGTCGCTGCTGGCGTGGGTGTTCGCCTACACCGGCAGCATCGTCTCCCGGTGGGAGGGCGTCGTGTTTCTCTCGCTGCTCGCGATCCACCTGGTCCGCGGCTACATCTACGGCAGGCGCGACCCCAACACCTTCGAAGAGGTCGCGAGCTCGCTGCCCGACGCGCACGTCGCCGACCGCCCCGCCCCCGATGCGCCGCCCGCGAAACGCCTCCGCCAGAGCACGCTCTTCAACATCGGGCTCGTCGTCGTGGGCCTGCTCATCCTCACCGGCTCCTCCAAGCTGCTGATCGACTCGGCGTCGAGCATCGCACGCTCGCTGGGCGTGTCAGAGCTCGCCATCGCGCTCACCATCATCGCGGGAGGGACCTCCATGCCCGAACTCGCGACCTCCGTCGTCGCCGCGATCCGTAAACAGTCCGACATCGCGATCGGAAACATCCTCGGATCGAATATCTTCAACATCGCGTGCATCCTGGGCGTCACCTCGCTCATCCGCCCCCCGGCGGTGAACGAGCAGGTGCTCTGGCTCGACGCCCCGCTCATGATCCTCCTCGCGATCGCGCTGCTGCCGATCATGCTGACCGGCGCGCGCATCTCGCGGGCCGAGGGCGCCGCGCTCCTCGTCGTGCTCGTTGGCTACATCGTCGTGCTCTTCACGCTCGCGCCCAAGTGGTTCGGCGAGCCGGCGCCCGACCCGACGCCGGCGATGTCGCCGGTCGCCTTCGTGACGCACGAGCCGGAGACGGTCGCCGGGGCCCTCGAACGCGCCGGATTCGGCGCAGTGCGAGAGCTCGCGCCCGGGGTGCTCGTCGCGAGGTCCCCCTACGACGCGCACTCGCTCGACCTGCTGGAGGAAGCGGGCGTCCGATCCGTGCTCAGCGTCGAGGCGTGGGCGCCCGACGAGGGCGAGGCCGAGCGCCGCGCGATCCTCGTCGCCCATGTCCCGCTGCGCTACTCGGGAGTCGACGAGCCGACACGCCTGCGCGTCGCCCGCGCTGTCAGAGACCTGCCGCGCCCGCTGCTGGTCACCTGCGAGACCGGGCGCGACCGCGCCGCGGCGGCGGTCGCTCTCGCCTTCATCACCCTCGGCGAACGATCCACGAACGACGCGGTCACCATGATGCTCCAGGCCCGGGCGGCGCCCTCCAACCGCGCGCTCTTCGCGAGCGTCCGCGACGCCAGGCCTGCGACCGCCGCGGACCTCACCAACCCGGCGATGCTCCTCGCCGACGCATCGCCCAACGACACCGCCAACGCCATGTCGCGGATCGATCGCGCGTGGCGCTCGCTCGTCCCGGCGCGAGGTCGCGACTGGGAACGCGCCGACCACGACGACCCACGAGACGCCGCCGATCGCATCGCCAGCGAGCTCGGCGCGCTCGCCGCGGCGACAAAGCCAGACATCGACGACGAGGCCTACCGCCACGAACTCCGCGACGCGGCGCTCTTTGCATCGCTCCTGCGCGACGCGCTCGACGCGAACAACGCGCCCGCCGCCAGCGCGCAGTACGGGCGACTCGCCGCCGCCTGCACCCGCTGCCACGGGGTGTACCGCGATGTCCTGCCGGTCCGGTGA
- a CDS encoding DUF971 domain-containing protein, protein MSDAGNEPAPVRLDLKTDEGLTVEWADGAVSFYPIAHLRRMSPSAEARETRKQIQSNPLTVLKPSSGGPLRAVSAELVGNYAIRIVFSDGHKTGIYSWGYLRSIDPGGHEA, encoded by the coding sequence ATGAGCGACGCCGGCAACGAACCGGCGCCTGTGCGTCTCGACCTGAAGACGGACGAGGGGCTGACCGTCGAGTGGGCGGACGGGGCGGTGTCGTTCTACCCGATCGCGCATCTGCGGCGGATGTCGCCCAGCGCCGAGGCGCGCGAGACGCGCAAGCAGATCCAGAGCAACCCGCTGACGGTGCTGAAGCCGTCGTCGGGGGGCCCGCTGCGCGCCGTGTCGGCGGAGCTCGTGGGCAACTACGCGATCCGGATCGTCTTCAGCGACGGGCACAAGACGGGGATCTATTCGTGGGGGTATCTGCGGAGCATCGATCCGGGAGGGCACGAGGCATGA
- the trpD gene encoding anthranilate phosphoribosyltransferase, with protein sequence MLSATLDQLLRRESLSEAQASDLLRALATEDIEPAIAGALLAALRAKGETPEEVRGFARAMRDLAVRPALPEDLRSRACDLVGTGGDGSHTFNVSTGAALLAAACGLPVVKHGNRSISSKSGAADLLEQLGLPVPLRDGSQGECLTRTNFCFLFAPAYHPAAARVAPVRRALGVRTVFNMLGPLTNPAQPPFGVIGAFSLDAARLMADAISGLPIERVFVVHGAPAWDEPTPVGEFHLFDVRPGRVRHEARDPSTVGLSRCAEADLKGGDSSHNADALRRVFHGEKSAHRDAVCLSCALALEASGVANSLREGIDIARSSLDDGRAARLLDTLAGVGRDAKGDAA encoded by the coding sequence ATGCTGAGCGCGACCCTCGACCAACTGCTGCGAAGGGAGAGTCTGTCGGAAGCGCAGGCGTCGGACCTGCTGCGCGCGCTCGCGACCGAGGACATCGAGCCCGCGATCGCCGGCGCGCTGCTGGCGGCTCTGCGCGCGAAGGGCGAGACGCCCGAGGAAGTCCGAGGGTTCGCCCGCGCGATGCGCGACCTCGCGGTGCGCCCCGCGCTGCCCGAAGACCTGCGCTCGCGCGCGTGCGACCTGGTCGGCACCGGGGGCGACGGCTCGCACACCTTCAACGTCAGCACCGGCGCGGCCCTGCTCGCGGCGGCGTGCGGGCTGCCGGTCGTGAAGCACGGGAATCGGTCGATCTCGTCGAAGAGCGGCGCCGCCGACCTGCTCGAACAACTCGGCCTGCCCGTGCCGCTGCGCGACGGCTCGCAGGGCGAGTGCCTGACGCGCACGAACTTCTGCTTCCTCTTCGCGCCGGCCTATCACCCCGCGGCGGCGCGCGTCGCGCCGGTGCGCCGAGCGCTGGGCGTGCGCACCGTGTTCAACATGCTCGGGCCCCTCACCAACCCGGCGCAGCCCCCCTTCGGCGTCATCGGCGCGTTCTCGCTCGACGCGGCGCGCCTCATGGCCGACGCGATCAGCGGGCTGCCGATCGAGCGCGTCTTCGTCGTCCACGGGGCCCCCGCCTGGGACGAGCCCACCCCCGTCGGTGAGTTCCATCTCTTCGATGTCCGCCCCGGACGCGTGAGGCACGAGGCTCGCGATCCTTCCACGGTCGGGCTGTCGCGATGCGCCGAAGCCGATCTGAAAGGCGGCGACTCCTCGCACAACGCCGATGCGCTTCGACGGGTCTTCCACGGCGAGAAGTCCGCGCACCGCGACGCGGTCTGCCTCTCGTGCGCCCTCGCGCTCGAGGCGAGCGGCGTGGCGAACAGTCTCCGCGAAGGCATCGATATCGCTCGCTCGTCGCTCGACGACGGGCGCGCGGCCCGCCTGCTGGATACCCTCGCCGGCGTCGGTCGCGACGCGAAAGGAGACGCGGCGTGA
- a CDS encoding aminodeoxychorismate/anthranilate synthase component II: MPPRVLMIDNYDSFTFNLVQLLRELGAAVTTVRNDEITVAQALEKSPTHVVVSPGPGHPRDAGISMGVIEAFAGRAPILGVCLGHQAICEVYGAPVRHASRLMHGKPSMITHDAKGVYQGMPDRVEVGRYHSLAAFEAELPACLLASSRSDDGELMGVRHVDLPIEGVQFHPESVLTPLGKTMLENFLRC, translated from the coding sequence ATGCCGCCGCGCGTGCTGATGATCGACAACTACGACTCGTTCACCTTCAACCTGGTGCAGTTGCTGCGCGAACTCGGCGCCGCGGTGACGACCGTTCGTAACGACGAGATCACCGTCGCGCAGGCGCTTGAGAAGTCGCCGACGCATGTCGTCGTCTCGCCCGGGCCCGGCCACCCCCGCGACGCGGGGATCAGCATGGGGGTCATCGAGGCCTTCGCGGGGCGCGCGCCGATCCTTGGCGTGTGCCTCGGGCACCAGGCGATCTGCGAGGTCTACGGCGCCCCGGTCCGCCACGCGTCGCGTCTCATGCACGGCAAGCCGTCGATGATCACCCACGACGCGAAGGGTGTGTATCAAGGCATGCCCGATCGCGTCGAGGTCGGACGGTACCACTCGCTGGCCGCGTTTGAGGCGGAACTGCCGGCGTGCCTCCTCGCGTCCTCGCGCAGCGACGACGGCGAACTGATGGGCGTTCGCCACGTCGACTTGCCGATCGAGGGCGTGCAGTTCCACCCCGAGAGCGTGCTGACGCCGCTTGGGAAGACGATGCTGGAGAACTTCCTGCGATGCTGA
- the trpB gene encoding tryptophan synthase subunit beta has protein sequence MTLARELSPPTDARAELARLLDGSYPDANGRYGPFGGRFVPETLMPAITRLESAAKAAFTEPAFLDEIAREGRAWIGRPTPMCFAPNLSREWGAEVWLKREDLAHTGAHKINNALGQALLAKRIGATRIIAETGAGQHGVASAAACARVGLPCIVYMGAVDVERQAPNVMRMKRLGAEVRPVESGDRTLRAAIDEALRDWVSDPDRTHYLLGSAVGPHPFPWIVRTLQSVIGRESREQILKEAGALPDAVLACVGGGSNAIGMFHGFLADESVRIVGVEAGGRGPTPGENSATIATGSPGVLHGCYSLLLQDDDGQVSKSHSISAGLDYPGVGPEHAFLRWCGRVGYISATDREALDALDDCCRLEGILPAMEPSHALAGVKKLAQERPGSRLLVNLCGRGDKDMPILLKNPPRDRSKGDAQ, from the coding sequence ATGACGCTTGCGCGAGAACTCAGCCCCCCCACCGATGCGCGCGCCGAACTCGCGCGCCTGCTCGACGGCTCGTACCCCGACGCGAACGGGCGCTACGGGCCATTCGGGGGTCGTTTCGTGCCGGAAACGCTGATGCCGGCGATCACGCGCCTGGAATCCGCGGCGAAGGCGGCGTTCACCGAACCGGCGTTCCTCGACGAGATCGCGCGCGAGGGGCGCGCGTGGATCGGTCGTCCCACGCCGATGTGCTTCGCGCCGAACCTGAGCCGCGAGTGGGGCGCCGAGGTGTGGCTGAAGCGCGAGGACCTGGCGCACACCGGCGCGCACAAGATCAACAACGCGCTGGGGCAGGCGCTGCTGGCCAAGCGCATCGGCGCAACGCGGATCATCGCGGAGACGGGCGCCGGCCAGCACGGCGTCGCGTCGGCGGCGGCGTGCGCGCGCGTCGGCCTGCCCTGCATCGTGTACATGGGCGCCGTCGATGTGGAGCGCCAGGCGCCCAATGTCATGCGCATGAAGCGGCTGGGCGCCGAGGTGCGTCCCGTGGAGAGCGGCGATCGCACGCTGCGCGCCGCGATCGACGAGGCGCTGCGCGACTGGGTGAGCGACCCGGATCGCACGCATTACCTGCTCGGGTCGGCGGTTGGGCCGCACCCGTTCCCGTGGATCGTGCGGACGCTGCAGAGCGTGATCGGGCGCGAGTCGCGCGAGCAGATACTGAAGGAAGCGGGCGCGCTGCCCGACGCGGTGCTCGCGTGCGTGGGCGGCGGGAGCAACGCGATCGGCATGTTCCACGGGTTCCTGGCCGATGAATCGGTGCGCATCGTGGGCGTCGAGGCGGGCGGGCGCGGGCCGACCCCCGGAGAGAACAGCGCGACGATCGCGACGGGTTCGCCGGGCGTGCTGCACGGGTGCTACTCGCTGCTGCTGCAGGACGACGACGGGCAGGTGAGCAAGAGCCACTCGATCAGCGCCGGGCTCGATTATCCGGGCGTCGGCCCCGAGCACGCGTTCCTGCGCTGGTGCGGGCGCGTCGGGTACATCAGCGCGACGGACCGCGAGGCGCTGGACGCGCTCGACGACTGCTGCCGCCTCGAGGGCATCCTGCCCGCGATGGAGCCGAGCCACGCGCTGGCGGGCGTGAAGAAACTCGCGCAGGAGCGCCCCGGATCGCGTCTGCTCGTGAATCTGTGCGGGCGCGGCGACAAGGACATGCCGATCCTGCTGAAGAACCCGCCGCGAGATCGCTCGAAGGGAGATGCGCAATGA
- a CDS encoding tyrosine--tRNA ligase yields MPHPSETTGFPDLLSELRWRGLLHQATDENALKEHFATGGRKVYAGFDPTADSLTIGNLVPITVLRHVQRHGHTPIVLMGGATGRIGDPSGKSAERTLMTDAQVDANIASQREIFTRILGDTVTIVNNLDWWKDKSFLWVLREVGKHFSVNVMMQKDSVKSRLESREQGISFTEFSYQILQSYDFLHLAREMGVTVQCGGSDQWGNIIGGSDLIRKVGNERANEADNIIAAIERVLVGLKMSGTARQFHFSMNETRLKCQELGLDWVSLSDPAQSHHETERWLISQKLELSIEAHRDSSLSENAFAFTAPLVTKSDGGKFGKSEAGAVWLSAHRTSPYAFHQFWLNTADADVERFLKMFTFLPKADIERLVAAHGAAPEKRVAQRALADSVTGLVHGKDAVARANAAAEALFSGEVAHLDAATLREVFAAAPSSDHAFSILEADGWSILDALAETGLASSKSQAREFVKGGGVTVNGETKAAMDTRLTRDHLLHGEVILLRRGKKNWHVCKFA; encoded by the coding sequence ATGCCGCACCCGAGCGAGACAACCGGCTTCCCCGACCTGCTCAGCGAGCTCCGCTGGCGAGGCCTGCTCCACCAGGCCACCGATGAGAACGCGCTGAAAGAGCACTTCGCCACCGGCGGGCGCAAGGTCTACGCCGGCTTCGATCCAACCGCCGACTCGCTCACCATCGGCAACCTTGTCCCCATCACCGTCCTGCGCCACGTGCAGCGCCACGGGCACACGCCCATCGTCCTCATGGGCGGCGCCACGGGACGCATCGGCGATCCCTCCGGCAAATCCGCCGAACGCACCCTGATGACCGACGCGCAGGTCGACGCCAACATCGCCAGCCAGCGCGAGATCTTCACGCGAATCCTCGGCGACACCGTGACCATCGTGAACAACCTCGACTGGTGGAAGGACAAGTCCTTCCTCTGGGTCCTGCGCGAGGTCGGCAAGCACTTCAGCGTCAATGTCATGATGCAGAAGGACTCCGTGAAGTCACGCCTCGAATCGCGCGAGCAGGGCATCTCGTTCACCGAGTTCTCCTACCAGATCCTCCAGAGCTACGACTTCCTCCACCTCGCGCGCGAGATGGGCGTCACCGTCCAGTGCGGCGGGAGTGACCAGTGGGGGAACATCATTGGCGGTAGCGACCTGATTCGCAAAGTCGGGAACGAGAGAGCGAACGAGGCTGACAATATTATCGCGGCAATCGAACGGGTGCTCGTTGGCCTGAAGATGTCGGGTACTGCGAGACAATTTCACTTCAGCATGAATGAGACACGGCTCAAGTGCCAAGAGCTTGGACTTGATTGGGTATCCCTGAGTGACCCCGCTCAGTCTCATCATGAGACTGAGCGGTGGCTGATTAGTCAGAAGTTAGAATTGTCTATCGAAGCCCATCGGGACTCGTCGCTTTCTGAAAACGCCTTCGCCTTCACCGCCCCCCTTGTCACCAAGTCCGACGGCGGGAAGTTCGGCAAGTCCGAGGCCGGCGCGGTCTGGCTGAGCGCCCACCGCACCTCGCCCTACGCGTTCCACCAGTTCTGGCTCAACACCGCCGACGCCGATGTCGAGCGCTTCCTCAAGATGTTCACCTTCCTGCCGAAGGCCGACATCGAGCGCCTCGTCGCTGCGCACGGCGCGGCGCCCGAGAAACGCGTCGCGCAGCGCGCGCTGGCCGATTCCGTGACCGGACTCGTCCACGGCAAAGACGCCGTCGCCCGCGCGAACGCCGCCGCCGAGGCGCTGTTCTCCGGCGAGGTGGCCCACCTCGACGCCGCCACGCTGCGCGAGGTCTTCGCCGCGGCGCCCAGCAGCGACCACGCCTTCTCGATCCTCGAAGCCGACGGCTGGTCGATCCTCGACGCCCTCGCCGAGACCGGCCTCGCCTCGAGCAAGTCCCAGGCGCGCGAGTTCGTCAAAGGCGGCGGCGTGACAGTCAACGGCGAGACGAAGGCCGCGATGGACACCCGCCTCACCCGCGACCACCTGCTGCACGGAGAAGTGATCCTCCTCCGCCGCGGCAAAAAGAACTGGCACGTCTGCAAGTTCGCGTGA
- a CDS encoding indole-3-glycerol-phosphate synthase, translating into MSVRDFLAEMGVSSRERADMGRPRAELLDLVRDLPPARSVERTPFGLIAEIKLASPSEGRLSHATDDAAHVAAQARAYSRVGASAISVLTEPSAFGGDLGHLAAASDTAHTPTMRKDFLVDPIQLLEARVHGASGALLIARMLDDALLERMLDEAAALGLFVLLECFDERDCERACLALDGRPTTPEVMTGINTRDLSTLEVREDRLATLVHALPRDRRRVAESGLRTPDDAARAAAMGYDLALVGTALMRANDPASLARAMLDAGSNASLARRDQPGALWRETPGEEP; encoded by the coding sequence GTGAGCGTTCGTGATTTCCTCGCCGAGATGGGCGTGTCGTCGCGCGAGCGGGCCGACATGGGGCGCCCTCGCGCAGAACTGCTGGATCTCGTGCGCGACCTGCCTCCAGCGCGCTCAGTCGAAAGAACCCCGTTCGGCCTGATCGCCGAGATCAAACTCGCGTCGCCCAGCGAGGGGCGCCTGTCGCACGCGACCGACGACGCGGCCCATGTCGCGGCGCAGGCGCGCGCGTACTCGCGCGTCGGGGCGTCGGCGATCAGCGTGCTGACCGAGCCGAGCGCGTTCGGGGGCGACCTCGGTCACCTGGCCGCTGCCAGCGACACGGCGCACACGCCCACGATGCGCAAAGACTTCCTCGTCGACCCGATCCAACTCCTCGAAGCGCGCGTGCACGGCGCGTCGGGCGCGCTGCTGATCGCGCGGATGCTCGACGACGCGCTGCTCGAGCGGATGCTGGACGAAGCGGCGGCGCTCGGGCTGTTCGTGCTGCTGGAGTGCTTCGACGAGCGCGACTGCGAGCGGGCGTGCCTGGCGCTCGATGGTCGACCGACGACGCCCGAGGTGATGACCGGGATCAACACGCGTGATCTTTCGACGCTGGAGGTGCGCGAGGACCGGCTGGCGACGCTGGTGCACGCGCTGCCCCGGGATCGCAGGCGCGTGGCCGAATCCGGGCTGCGCACGCCCGACGACGCCGCGAGGGCGGCGGCGATGGGGTACGACCTCGCGCTGGTAGGCACCGCGTTGATGCGCGCGAACGATCCGGCGTCCCTCGCACGCGCGATGCTGGACGCTGGGAGCAACGCCTCACTCGCTCGAAGAGACCAGCCGGGCGCGCTGTGGCGCGAGACGCCGGGAGAGGAACCATGA
- the trpA gene encoding tryptophan synthase subunit alpha, whose amino-acid sequence MSTGAASIAESIARARDAQGIALVAYLCAGHPTKARFRDLLREVASEADVVEVGVPFSDPMADGMTIQDASRVALEQGTSLAWILDELRAMKGDLGAPVVLMGYLNPFVRFGIDRFALAANEAGVAGLIVPDLPFEESASVRAALDAKGVALVNMVTPVTPPDRARDLASTTGGFLYAVTVTGVTGGTGGKNAAGDPVAYLRTLRGASDAPVCAGFGIRSKAQVDALRGVCDGAVVGSALIEAITRGEDPGAFLRSLRA is encoded by the coding sequence ATGAGCACCGGCGCAGCATCCATCGCTGAGTCGATTGCGCGAGCCCGTGACGCGCAGGGCATCGCCCTCGTCGCCTATCTGTGCGCCGGTCACCCCACGAAGGCCCGGTTCCGTGATCTGCTGCGCGAGGTCGCGTCGGAGGCGGATGTCGTCGAGGTGGGCGTGCCCTTCTCCGATCCGATGGCCGACGGCATGACGATCCAGGACGCCAGCCGCGTCGCGCTCGAGCAGGGGACATCGCTCGCGTGGATTCTTGACGAACTTCGCGCCATGAAGGGCGACCTCGGCGCGCCGGTCGTGCTGATGGGGTACCTGAACCCGTTCGTGCGTTTCGGGATCGATCGCTTCGCGCTCGCCGCGAACGAGGCGGGCGTCGCGGGGCTGATCGTGCCCGATCTGCCCTTCGAGGAGAGCGCGAGCGTGCGCGCGGCCCTGGACGCCAAGGGCGTCGCGCTGGTGAACATGGTCACGCCGGTCACGCCGCCGGATCGCGCGCGCGATCTCGCGAGCACGACGGGTGGGTTCCTCTACGCCGTCACCGTCACGGGCGTGACGGGCGGGACCGGGGGGAAGAACGCGGCGGGCGATCCCGTCGCGTACCTCCGCACGCTCCGTGGCGCCTCCGACGCGCCGGTGTGCGCGGGCTTCGGCATCCGCTCGAAGGCGCAGGTCGACGCGCTGCGCGGCGTGTGCGACGGCGCGGTCGTCGGCTCGGCGCTGATTGAGGCGATCACGCGGGGCGAAGACCCCGGCGCGTTCCTGCGCTCGCTGCGGGCGTAG
- a CDS encoding ABC transporter substrate-binding protein has translation MFARIALLTVFALLIGVPLALRPERVVEPQNASRLIVITPHSEQIRSEFGRAFALWHQREHGEAVYVDFRAPGGTAEIQNLLRAEFRAAARTGRVRPDGSADRGAMSYDLLFGGGSYEHDLLRRGVEVVFPGGARATLPISEPAGFSDEQMVEWFGDNIIGPGPISDPEQYWIGSALTSFGIVFSRDLLRMMDLPDPTDWEALTDHRYAGWLAMTDPRQSGSVTTTYDAILSHYGWEKGWRVLRAMCANARTFGDSSQKAPIEVSMGEAAAGLSIGFYGRYQSQAVLPPGAPLESSRVGFIDPPGMTYIDSDPISIIRGGPSPVLARRFIEFVLTDEGQALWQFPSRRRAGESPDGLGPVEHELRRMPARPDFYDTYRERFVDRELSPFTVVTKTPVKGWRSMIAPLMASSSIDIHHEQRAAWDAIARVRAAGAPESVIAAMEDEFFAMPMHELRDGTRLLVNEENFRRVRDDWRDAARAAEHSIVYTAFFRAQYRKVRAMAGEALAQ, from the coding sequence ATGTTCGCCCGGATCGCGTTGCTGACGGTGTTCGCGCTGCTCATCGGTGTGCCTCTGGCCCTGCGCCCGGAGCGGGTCGTCGAGCCCCAGAACGCCTCGCGCCTGATCGTGATCACCCCCCATTCCGAGCAGATACGGTCGGAGTTCGGGCGAGCGTTCGCGCTGTGGCACCAGCGCGAGCACGGGGAGGCGGTGTATGTCGACTTCCGCGCGCCGGGGGGGACGGCGGAGATCCAGAACCTGCTGCGCGCCGAGTTCCGGGCCGCGGCCCGGACCGGGCGCGTCCGTCCGGACGGCTCGGCGGATCGCGGCGCGATGTCCTACGACCTGCTCTTCGGCGGCGGGTCGTACGAGCACGACCTGCTGCGTCGGGGCGTGGAGGTCGTGTTCCCGGGAGGCGCGCGCGCGACGCTCCCGATCAGCGAGCCCGCGGGGTTCAGCGACGAGCAGATGGTCGAGTGGTTCGGGGACAACATCATCGGGCCGGGCCCGATCTCGGACCCCGAGCAGTACTGGATCGGCTCGGCGCTCACGAGTTTCGGCATCGTCTTCAGCCGCGACCTGCTGCGCATGATGGACCTTCCCGATCCGACCGACTGGGAGGCCCTCACCGACCATCGCTACGCCGGGTGGCTGGCGATGACCGACCCGCGTCAGAGCGGGAGCGTGACGACGACCTACGACGCGATCCTCTCGCACTACGGGTGGGAGAAGGGCTGGCGCGTGCTGCGCGCGATGTGCGCCAACGCGCGCACCTTCGGCGACTCGTCGCAGAAGGCGCCGATCGAGGTCAGCATGGGCGAGGCGGCGGCGGGGCTGTCGATCGGCTTCTACGGTCGCTACCAGAGCCAGGCGGTGCTTCCCCCGGGTGCGCCGCTGGAATCGAGCCGCGTGGGGTTCATCGACCCGCCGGGCATGACCTACATCGACTCGGACCCGATCTCGATCATCCGCGGCGGGCCGAGCCCGGTGCTCGCGCGCCGGTTCATCGAGTTCGTGCTGACCGACGAGGGCCAGGCGCTGTGGCAGTTCCCCTCGCGCCGTCGCGCGGGAGAGTCGCCCGACGGTCTGGGCCCGGTCGAGCACGAACTGCGCCGGATGCCTGCGCGCCCTGATTTCTACGACACGTATCGCGAGCGATTCGTCGACAGGGAGCTCTCCCCGTTCACGGTCGTGACGAAGACTCCCGTGAAGGGCTGGCGCAGCATGATCGCGCCGCTCATGGCGTCGTCGTCGATCGACATCCACCACGAGCAGCGTGCGGCGTGGGACGCGATCGCGCGCGTGCGCGCCGCCGGGGCGCCCGAGTCTGTGATCGCGGCGATGGAAGACGAGTTCTTCGCAATGCCGATGCACGAGCTGCGCGACGGGACGCGCCTGCTGGTCAACGAGGAGAACTTCCGGCGCGTGCGCGACGACTGGCGCGATGCGGCGCGGGCCGCGGAACACTCCATCGTCTATACCGCGTTCTTCCGCGCGCAGTACCGGAAGGTGCGCGCGATGGCGGGCGAGGCGCTGGCGCAATGA